AAAAGTCACCATCGACGCCTGAACCCGCGAAAAATCAGTATTCCCGAATTTCGCCCCGCTGAAGTCCGCTCCTTCAATCCTGGCCCCGGAAAAACCGGCGCCGCTCAGGTCGGCCCCTGCCAGTATCGCTTCCGTCATGTCAGCCCCTGCCGCGTTTACACCAGCAAAAGCCGCTTTACCCATATTCGCATTGATGAACACTGCATCTGCCAGATTCGCACCATTAAATACTGCATGGGCCAGAACCGCATTTCTGAAATTGCAGCCTGCAAGGTTTGCACCCGTGAAGTTTACGCTTTCAAGAAAAGCACCTTCAAAATCAGCACCTGTAAGATTCAGGCCGCTCAGGTCCGCTCCTGTAAGGTCAACCTCCGACAGGGACCGCTTTTCAGAATACGCCTTCATTACTGACTCACGGACGCCCCGGACCTTATCTTGATCCATGGCAGGCGCCGCATCCTGATTGTGTGCGTTTATCCTGTAAACCTCTTTTATCTTTTTCTCGCCTTCATAAAGGCGGCCGCAGAATGTTTCATCGGCAAGGTATGCATCTATCTCGGCAGGCTCTATCCCCTGGGAGCGCAGCTTATCCGCAAGCGCCTTCAGGGCATCTATCTGGGCCTGAGCGTTGAAGCTGGGCGGGCCTTTCGGTTTGTGCGCCACTTCTTCACGGATCACGTTAAAATCCATGCCCATCTTTTTAAAGAGCTCTTCGGTTCTGTTAAGGCTCCTGATCTTTCCTTCTTCGGCAAGCCTTTTCTGCTCGCGGGCCTCGGAGAAAAGCTTATCCATCAATTCAGGAAGATGCTCCAGATCGGGCGGCGGCTCTTCGGGAGACGGGATTACAGGACCGTGTTCGTCGGGATCAAGGCCGTATCCTGCGACAACCGCACGCGCCCTTTCCCTCTCCAATGCCGCGCGTATGCCAAGATTCTTCCTGATAAGCCCCTCGCCTTCGAAAAGGGCCTTGTCATCGGCAACGGAAGCATCGATGCTTTCAAGCCCGTCAGGCAGCAGATCGGAGTCCCTGAGCGCGTAAAGGGGGCCCTTTTCCTTATCGAGTCTCAGCCTCATGACATCAAGGTAGTGCTCTTTCGGCTTCTGCTCGTCAGTCCTCTCCGCACCTATTACGATATGTGAAATCTCGGATGCGTCTTCATCGCTCACTTCGCACAGGCCCTGATAGATGAGTATCGCCCTTTCCGCATGAGGGAAAAACCATACCGTTGTCAGTCTCTGCTGTATCTCGTCAAAGCTCTCAACACCATCTTTAAGCCTGTTTATGAAGCACCGTGCCGAGAATCCGGGAAGGTTTCCGGTGATGACGGGTTTTTCCGGGTGCATGTTGGTAATCTGAAATGATTCACCCGTCCTCAGGGGATGCTCAAGCCATTGATCGGGCTGGGCCGTATTGAAGATGGTCCAGTCCATGTCAGGGGCGAAGCCCGGGAAATCCTCCTTCAGCCATTTGTCGTCATGAGTCCCGGCCTTTGAAAAGCGCTGGGGCCAGGAGAAGTCCACAGGGCAGAAAGATGCCGGCTCGTGCTGCTTTTCAGGCGAGATCACTCTTTCTTTCGGATAAAGGACATTCGGTATGAGCTGCACCTTCATGTCCTTTATGTTCACAGGTTTAAAGCCCTTTCCCAGCGGATTTTTTTCAAATCCTTCTCCGCCGTAGGCATGCTCCCAATCGACCTTCATACTGGAAAAACCTACAGGTTCGCTTGGCGTGTCCCCGTTCCAGAAGCGCTCGCCGTAAACATAAAGCTCTTTTTCAACATTGCCCAGGCGAACCTTGACCGAACAGCCTATGCTTTTTTCCTTTCCCGGGACGAATGCGTAGCCTGCCACCAGGAATTCCGGCTTCTCCTTGGGTATGCACGCGTCCAGCGCCGCGTCCTTGCCGAGTTCGGCGGCCGCAAATTTCCACATGCCCGCTTCCGAATAGAGTTCCGGCCTGTCCGAGAGTGGTATGTACATAAGGACACTGGCGGCAAAGTAGAATTTATGCCTGAATTCAAAGCACCTTGTAAGTATGCCCAGTTTCTGGGGTTTTATCGTTTTCAAACTCTATTGCCCTTTCTCGCCTGTATCAACAATTGCAACATTCTTATCATCCTTCGGGTCATACTTGACTTTTACGGTTGCCCCGGCTTTGTATTCCATCAGTTTGACAGGAGACACGGGCGAGGTTATCTCGGCATCGTATTCATCGCCTTCCACAGCCTTGACAACAAGCCTGATTTTAACAACAGGGTTTGTATTATGCCGCCTTCCGGTATCAGCCACATCGATAATCCTGGCTGTTGTCTCTACACCCGAACCGAGCACCTCACTTTTCTTGAAATGATTCCAGATGACAGGGCCCACAGTAACGGCCAGCACAACACCCAGGATAATTATAAAGACAAGGTTTTCTTCAAGTGTGGTCTTTCCAGCCATTTCTTATCCTCCCTCAGTCGATAAGAGTAAGTGTATACATGTAAAGCCCAATCGCGCCCGATTTGAGCTTGGTGGAAGCCTGCTTGAACGTTAGCGGTTCGTTGGCCGATTTGACCCCGCACCTTTCCAGGGCAATCCCTGTCACGTCGATTTTGGTGGCCTGCATGGCCGTGGACAGGCCTGCAATGGTTGTCTGCATGGAGAGTATCGCGGTCTGGACCGCGAAAAGGTCTTCATCCTTGCCGCCTATCTTGGTGAACCAGGAATCCACTGTCGTGTTACCGCCCGGGGCTACCACAGTATACCCAGCCGGGGCGTTGATGGTAATTCCAGCGGGCGAGTTTATGGTCATGCCCCCGCCGATATTCTGGGTAACCGCCCCGCCGATTGCTTCAGTTATCGCACCTGAAATTGTCCTTGTTTCGTCTCCGACCACGGTTTCGGTGATTCCCCCGTTTATCGTACGTGTTTCTCCGCCGTCCACGGTCTCGGTTATTCCGCCGGTAACGGTCCTGGTCTCGCCTCCGGTTATCTTCTGGTTCATGCCGCCGTTGATTGTTTCTTTTACCCCCGAATCGACCTGTCTTGTTTCGCCGCTGTCGATGTTTTCGGTAAAGCTTCCCTTTACATGCGTCTTGCGGTTGCCGCCGACTTCAAGTGTCTTGTCGGCTTCTACCGTAGTGTCCATATTTTTCTCGGCATGTACCTGAATCTGCTCCGAGCCTTTCTTGTCCTCGAAGCGTATCTCGTTATAGTTCGCATCCGACCCGCCCTTGCTGCTGCGCGTCTTGATGCCTGACTGTGTTGCGTTCGCGGGAAGCGCATATGGGGGCGTCTGATGACCGTTATAGACGCTGCCGGTAATTATGGGCCTGTCGGGATCACCTTCAAGGAAATCGACTATTACCTCCTGACCTATCCTGGGAATCCATATCGCACCCCAGCCCTGGCCCGCCCATACCTGACCGACTCGTATCCAGCAGGAACTCTTATCATCCTTTTTTCCTTCCCTGTCCCAATGGAACTGAACCTTCACCCTGCCATGCTCGTCGGTATATATCTCTTCTCCTCGTGGACCTGTGACAATGGCTGTCTGAGCACCGTAAACCCTGGGCTTTGGGGTCTTTCTTTGAGGCCTGTACGTACCCTCATGCGGTATGCAGGAAAAGAAGTTTTCATATTTTGCATCGATCTTTTCGCCTCCTGCGCCGACATCTTCCTTCGCCTCGTGCCTTATGGCTGTAATTACGTATTCCTTTTTGTTCATGTCTTCCCGGTAATGGTCATGAAGCTCGAAACGGTATCCTGAAGCGAATGCCCGGCATCTGCTGCTGCCCGAAATTATCGTAATCATCGCCTCCTCTTCCTGCATGCGGATATTCGCGATAGTGTCTCCGTCCTTCCTGGTTTCATAATAACCCGGGTATTCGTAAATCTCCCTGCCGGAAGGGCCTATGGGCAATTTGGTATCATTCTCAATCTTCAGGTCGGTGGACGGCATCTTGAAATTGAAATCAGCCGTTGAATACTTGTCGGGTCTGATATCGACAGTCCTTTCAAGCCCCATGATATAGTCTCTTTCAAGAAGGCTGCTTGAACCTATCTGGCATTGCGCCCTTTCCTGTCCCGGGCACGGCTTATGGGCTGCCGCGGAATCGGCAATGACCATGGTGTGCTTCCCGTTCTCATGTTCAAAGAAATAAAAGATGCCCTCGTGCTCCATCAGTCTGGATATGAAGTTAAGGTCGGTTTCATTGTACTGGACGCAATACTCGCGCTTCACATAAGATTCCTTCTCGTCAATCCTGTAGTTCTTAATCTCTTTTTCCGTCAGAATCTTTTCTATGATCTCGAGAGGCAACATGTTCTGGAATATCCTGGAATCAGTCGTGCGGGATAATATCCAGAAAGAAGGGACCATAATCGCCTTATATTGCGCAAGCTGAAGATGTTTGTCGGTTCCGCCTGCTCCGCGGGTCTGCCTGAAGCTGGATATCATGCCGTTGAAATAGCGTTTGTTGCCGTCATGCAGCATCATTGAAACGGTTACGCTCTTGCCTATGATGTCTTCGAATCTGATGTCGTTTTTTTCCGATACCATCTCAAGTTCATATCTGAACAGGCTTGATATCCCTTCGGTACCCGAAAATCCGGTAAGGATAAGAACATCCTTTCCCAGAGGCGTTTCAATATCCATTATCCTTTTATCCTGCGTGAATGTTGCCATGGCATCACCTCGCTATTAACCCAAGTAGTCAGAAGACAGGAGACGGCAGCCGGCTGAAACTGAGAAACAATTCCTGTCCGCTGCATTCGTGTTGAAAACAATATCAACAATATAAGGTTTTCAAATGTCTCTGTCTACAGGCTACTGACTAGTTGACCGTTTTCTGTTATCAAGCATGGATGAAGAATTTTCCAAGACTTAACGACAGAGATTATCCACGGCTCAAAAAACTGTTAAAAGAAGCGGCCTTTGTCGAGGAAAGTATTCTGAGCAGGATAGGCGTGCCCGATTTTCCCTCTCTTAAGGGTACAGATATGCCTGTCCTGCTGAAAAATACCGATTCCGGCTCGGCCCTTGACACACTGATCAGACTGTTTCTCATTGATGCGCCGTGTACTGAAGATACAGTCAGAAATACATTCGGGGCCATTGATATTGAAGTCCTGTGTGACGCCGGCATCCTGAGCATGACAGATGGAGGAATGATCGAGGCCGGCATTAAGATTATCCCTCACAGGGGCCTGCACATAGCTTTTGACCGGCCGGGCATACTCCTGACCGGGCTCAGGGAAAATTATGTCATGGGAATAGGATCAAGTACGCTCACCCTTGCTAACATAACAGTAAGAAAACACTCAAGAAGAACTCTCGACCTGGGCTGCGGCTGCGGCTATCATGCGCTCCTGGCCGCATCGCACAGCGGGAAGGTTTACGCATCCGACATAAATCCGAGGGCTCTTGATTTTACACGCTTCAATGCCGCCCTGAACGGTTTTGAGAACATCATCTGTGTTGAAGGTAGCCTGTTCGAGCCTTTCGCCGGACAGGTTTTCGACCTGATAATCAGCAACCCCCCATTTGTCATATCGCCTGAGAAGAGATATATCTACAGGGATGGAGGAATGGCTGGCGATGAATTTTGCCGGCAGATAGTAAAGCTTGCCGGGAATCATCTGAACGAAGGCGGATTTCTGCAGATGCTCTGCAACTGGGCCGAATACGAAGACACGGACTGGCGTGAGACGCTTTCAGGCTGGTTTGCAAATTCAGGCTGCGACGCATGGGTCATAAGGAGCGAGACAAGAAGTATCGGAACATACGCATCTACATGGATAAAGCATACCGAAAAAGAGGACAGCCTCGATTTTACCGGACGATTTGAAGAATGGCTCCAATACTACAAAAGCCTGGGAATCGGTTCAGTAGGAGCAGGCATTGTAAACATGAGGAAATCGTCCAAAGAAAAGAACTGGTTCAGGCCGGACGAGGCCCCTGAAAAGATGCTGGGGCCCTGCGGCAAAAATATCGAACAGGGATTCAAGGCATTTGATTACCTTTTCACGGCGGACGACGAAACGCTCCTTAAGACGAAATTCAAACTTTCGGATGACGCAAGGCTTGAAAGGGTCAGCGCTCCATCCCCCGAAGGCTGGGCGGATGAATCGATCAAACTGACACTCGTCAAAGGCCTTGTGTATTCCGGCGGGATCGACCCGGTCATGTCGAACATGCTCATTAAATGCGACGGCGAAAAACCCCTCGGAGAACTGCTTGCCGATATCTCTTCATCCGTCAACATCCCTGTTGCAAACCTTCAGCAGGGGTTCTGCAATATGATAAGGGAGATGGTGGCAAAAGGCTTTTTATACAGGGCGTAATAACTTTGCATCTCTTTGTCGTTTCCTTGTCTCGTCATTGCGGCACACGCTAGAAGTATGCCTCATTCCTCGGCTGCGTCACTCCTCGATCTGGTCCCATAGGGGACGGTCCCATAGGGGACGCTGATGAAATTATGACTATAGACTTGAAATGGTTTTAAATTATCGTTAGAAAGATATCATGCAGAGACAATCAAGGATAGACGGCCCCGGGGCCATTCATCATATAGTAGTCAGAGGAATTGAGAGACGCAGGATTTTTTGACGACGATGAGGATCGGGTGCATAACTGTAGTCATATTATCATCAGTGTCCCCAAGAGCACGCGCTAATAACTCTATAACTTACTTCAGTCACTCCTGCTCCGCGGATATGCCTGAATCTGTAACAAAGAAAACGGGAGGGTCATGTCTCGATCTCATATATTTCCAAGGTGATTGTTCAGATATGACGCATCACGGTCGATTTGCGAAACCGATGGCCTATATTCCCGTCCTATGTACGTGCCTTCTTGGCGATTTTCCAATGAACCAATAGTGCTATGCCGCCTGCCAATATGAACATCAATGTTTTGACAAGACTCTGGAAGCCTTCTCTTTTCTCTCCCTTTAGTGCGATTGCCAGAGCCTCTTTACGTTTCTTTGAAAGCTCTTCTTCTGGTGGTCTTACAGGTAAAACTTTCGATTCATTGTTGCACTTTCTACTTTCCCAGAAGCTATCATTACTCTGAAGAGTGTTGTACACGTATGATCCTATTGTCAATTCTGGATTTATGATTTCAATTATATTGTATCCAGCGATACCTACGGATATAACCAAGCAAACAACCGACGTAAAGCAAACGGCAAGAGCATAAATTTCCAGTTTCGATTTCATAGACCCTTCTCCTTTTTATTCATAAAATATGATACTGCATGCTGCAGATACTAATGAACGACTGATTATATTGTATCACGAGGAATATTGGCAATCAAGTTCAGGTGGACAGAACAAAAGATGCCAAGCTTTGCAACAGGACATAATAATCAATTTGTAAAGAATCAGGGCCTGATGCTTAAAGGTTCTTAATCCTGCAAGGTCAAACCTTTTCAAATCTCACTGGTCAAACCAGTGGTTTACCTGTCTTTGAGTTAATCGCGCTTGTGTTTAGTTTATGTTTTGTGTCTCATGAACCTACATTTGCTGGGCAAGGAGCGAGACAAATTGCAGGTTCGTCACACAGTAATCATAGGGGACGCTGATGAAATTATGACTATAGACTTGAAATGGTTTTAAATTGCCGCTAGAAAGATATCATGCCGAGACAATCAAGGATAGACGGCCCCGGGGCCATACATCATATAGTAGTCAGGGGAATTGAAAGACGCAGGATTTTTAACGACGATGAGGATCGGATGCATAACTGTAATCATATTATCATCAGCGTCCCC
Above is a window of Desulfomonilia bacterium DNA encoding:
- a CDS encoding DUF2169 domain-containing protein; the protein is MKTIKPQKLGILTRCFEFRHKFYFAASVLMYIPLSDRPELYSEAGMWKFAAAELGKDAALDACIPKEKPEFLVAGYAFVPGKEKSIGCSVKVRLGNVEKELYVYGERFWNGDTPSEPVGFSSMKVDWEHAYGGEGFEKNPLGKGFKPVNIKDMKVQLIPNVLYPKERVISPEKQHEPASFCPVDFSWPQRFSKAGTHDDKWLKEDFPGFAPDMDWTIFNTAQPDQWLEHPLRTGESFQITNMHPEKPVITGNLPGFSARCFINRLKDGVESFDEIQQRLTTVWFFPHAERAILIYQGLCEVSDEDASEISHIVIGAERTDEQKPKEHYLDVMRLRLDKEKGPLYALRDSDLLPDGLESIDASVADDKALFEGEGLIRKNLGIRAALERERARAVVAGYGLDPDEHGPVIPSPEEPPPDLEHLPELMDKLFSEAREQKRLAEEGKIRSLNRTEELFKKMGMDFNVIREEVAHKPKGPPSFNAQAQIDALKALADKLRSQGIEPAEIDAYLADETFCGRLYEGEKKIKEVYRINAHNQDAAPAMDQDKVRGVRESVMKAYSEKRSLSEVDLTGADLSGLNLTGADFEGAFLESVNFTGANLAGCNFRNAVLAHAVFNGANLADAVFINANMGKAAFAGVNAAGADMTEAILAGADLSGAGFSGARIEGADFSGAKFGNTDFSRVQASMVTFFETELTGLILKNAKLDKCNFLKVNLNQADFSGASLASAVFLEVKADAVNFMNADMTNVRFVMQCGFEKADFSGVLLDSANLRGSDLSGCNFTAARMNGADFSECRLKEARFYRAVAKDARFIKADLRGAVMVSINAMNASFQRADLRGANLSGANLYQADFARVYADHDTKLGEALTTKVRVYPRKIIPKGDG
- a CDS encoding DUF3592 domain-containing protein, with amino-acid sequence MAGKTTLEENLVFIIILGVVLAVTVGPVIWNHFKKSEVLGSGVETTARIIDVADTGRRHNTNPVVKIRLVVKAVEGDEYDAEITSPVSPVKLMEYKAGATVKVKYDPKDDKNVAIVDTGEKGQ
- the tssI gene encoding type VI secretion system tip protein TssI/VgrG, whose protein sequence is MATFTQDKRIMDIETPLGKDVLILTGFSGTEGISSLFRYELEMVSEKNDIRFEDIIGKSVTVSMMLHDGNKRYFNGMISSFRQTRGAGGTDKHLQLAQYKAIMVPSFWILSRTTDSRIFQNMLPLEIIEKILTEKEIKNYRIDEKESYVKREYCVQYNETDLNFISRLMEHEGIFYFFEHENGKHTMVIADSAAAHKPCPGQERAQCQIGSSSLLERDYIMGLERTVDIRPDKYSTADFNFKMPSTDLKIENDTKLPIGPSGREIYEYPGYYETRKDGDTIANIRMQEEEAMITIISGSSRCRAFASGYRFELHDHYREDMNKKEYVITAIRHEAKEDVGAGGEKIDAKYENFFSCIPHEGTYRPQRKTPKPRVYGAQTAIVTGPRGEEIYTDEHGRVKVQFHWDREGKKDDKSSCWIRVGQVWAGQGWGAIWIPRIGQEVIVDFLEGDPDRPIITGSVYNGHQTPPYALPANATQSGIKTRSSKGGSDANYNEIRFEDKKGSEQIQVHAEKNMDTTVEADKTLEVGGNRKTHVKGSFTENIDSGETRQVDSGVKETINGGMNQKITGGETRTVTGGITETVDGGETRTINGGITETVVGDETRTISGAITEAIGGAVTQNIGGGMTINSPAGITINAPAGYTVVAPGGNTTVDSWFTKIGGKDEDLFAVQTAILSMQTTIAGLSTAMQATKIDVTGIALERCGVKSANEPLTFKQASTKLKSGAIGLYMYTLTLID
- a CDS encoding class I SAM-dependent methyltransferase yields the protein MKNFPRLNDRDYPRLKKLLKEAAFVEESILSRIGVPDFPSLKGTDMPVLLKNTDSGSALDTLIRLFLIDAPCTEDTVRNTFGAIDIEVLCDAGILSMTDGGMIEAGIKIIPHRGLHIAFDRPGILLTGLRENYVMGIGSSTLTLANITVRKHSRRTLDLGCGCGYHALLAASHSGKVYASDINPRALDFTRFNAALNGFENIICVEGSLFEPFAGQVFDLIISNPPFVISPEKRYIYRDGGMAGDEFCRQIVKLAGNHLNEGGFLQMLCNWAEYEDTDWRETLSGWFANSGCDAWVIRSETRSIGTYASTWIKHTEKEDSLDFTGRFEEWLQYYKSLGIGSVGAGIVNMRKSSKEKNWFRPDEAPEKMLGPCGKNIEQGFKAFDYLFTADDETLLKTKFKLSDDARLERVSAPSPEGWADESIKLTLVKGLVYSGGIDPVMSNMLIKCDGEKPLGELLADISSSVNIPVANLQQGFCNMIREMVAKGFLYRA